DNA sequence from the Pedobacter schmidteae genome:
TAGGCATTTGGGAAATCATTCATCTGGAAATATACTTTGGCCAGTAGTCCTTTGGCAGCCCATTTAGTTGCAAAACCTCCGTTCACGTCCAACAACTTTGTTTCTGCATTTTTTAAATCTGCAATAACCTGACTATAAACTTCTTTCACTGTCGACCTGGTTTTTGATTCAGTACTTGCAACAATGCGCAATGGAATTCCTAAATGAGAATTATCAGCAGTAAAGCCATATGGCTGCGCAAAAAGTTTAACTACTTCAAAGTGAATCAGTGCACGAATAAACAATGCCTGGCCTTCAATATTATCTCTATTCGCAGGATTTGCTTTATCCAAATGCTTAAGCACAATGTTGGCCCGGTAAATCCCCTGATAAAGATCTACATACATATTTTTCTTATATTCGCCGAAAATAGAAGACTTTCTCAAATAGGTTTCTCCAAAGTCTCCGCTTAACTGACTTCCATCTAACTGATCGGCTAGCAACTCACTCATTACCTTTATCTTTCCACCATATAATGCGTCGCCGCCAACTGTCTGATAGGCTGCTGTAAGAATAGTTTTTAAACCTGCTTCATCCGCTATAGCCTCTTCCTCAGTAAGGCTGGTTGCCGGTGGCGAATTCAGGAACTTCTTACAACCGGTCCCGGTGCCCGCCAGTATGGCAAGTACTGCAACCATTTTTACAATATTTTTATAATTGAATTTCATCTTCGTAGTTATTATAGTAAAACAATTAAAATGAGGTTGACAGACCAAATGTTACACTTTTCTGCTGTGGAGTAGTCAGATAAGTCACATTTGGACTCATATTTCTATCCTGAGGATTTTCGAAATCCCTTGCTACCTCCGGATCACCTCCCGGGTATTTACTAAATGTGAGCAGGTTCATTCCCGAAGCGAAGACTTTCAAATTTTGCAGGCGTAATTTTTGAGCAAAAGATGAAGGAAGGGCATAAGAAAGGGTAACTTCCCTTAGCCTTACAAAAGTAGCATCGTATAAAAACATCGTTGAGTTGTATTGCCATTCGCTGGCCAATCCAGGATAAGTATTTGTATTTAAAGTTAACCGTGGAAACTTCGCAATATCACCCGGCTTTTGCCAGCGATCACCAATATCAGATCTGATATTCCAATCCGTAACAATTCCCAGTTGGCGCTTAGCAGAACCATCATAAAGGTTGCCGCCTATTGCAAAAGTGAACATAGTATTCAATTCAAATCCCTTATAAGAAAAGGTATTGGTAAGCCCCCCAACAAAATCCGGTAATACTTGTCCGGTAATTACACGATCATCCAAAGAGAAGGTTTTGGTTTCATAACCATCCTTGTTTAACCAGATAGGTAGTCCATCAGCAGGATCTACTCCTTTATACCTCACCAAGAAGTTTACACCCAGCGGGTGACCGATAGCCAATCGGGTATCATTTGTTCCTCCCAGCACAGCGTCAGCAGAATACTGACCAAGGCTTAATACTTCGTTTCTATTCTTGGAAACATTTAAACGGGTTGTCCATTTAAACTGTTCTGTTTGGATATTAATAGTATTTAAGCTTAACTCTACTCCTTCATTTAAAATTTCTCCAACATTAACCCATCCAGTCAAAAACCCTGTAGATGGTGCAACACCTCCATTAAGTAAGGCATCGGAAGTTTTTTTACGATAGTAAGAAAACTCACCGCTAATCCGGTTCTTAAAAAAGCCAAAATCTAAACCAAGATCAAAGTTGTGGGCCTCTTCCCATTTCAGATCAGGATTTTCAACATTAAGTGGATTTAAAGCCGGATTACCATTATAAATAGATCCAGGCCCGAATCCGGCATAATATTGTCCGGAATTAAACTGAGAACTACCAACAATACCATAACTGGCCCTCAATTTCAAATTAGAGATTACCTTACTCTCATTTAGAAAATTTTCCTGACTGATATACCATGAAGCCGATGCAGCAGGAAAATATCCATACTTGTTGTTAGGTCCGAATTTAGAAGACCCATCTCTTCTTCCCAGTACCTGTAGATAATATTTATTATCGTAAGCGTAATTGATCCTGGCAAATAAGGACTCAAATGTATCCCTAAGGTCTCCAACCACATAAAACAATTGTCCCGATTTCAAGTTGTTTATAGCGTTGTTCAAACTCTCCGGGTCTTTATTAAAAGGCCCGTTGGCATCACCATAAATCCCATTAGGAAAATGATTGCGATAAGTAGTCTGGGTTTCTATACCGGCCAAAAAGGATAGTTTACTTTTGCTGCCAATTTCCAGATCGTAATTTGCAGTACCAGTTACTGTATTGTTATATATATTTATCGGCCATAAATTGGCATAACCGCTGGCTTGATTTCTAAGAGTGGCAGGTTGAAATTGATTTTCTCTGATTGCCATGTTATCAATATTGCCTATTGCCTTAATACTTAAATTTTTAACCGGCTTATATTCAAAAGTAGCACCTGCTATTATTCTGTTATTAACTGATTTCCAATCCAGCAAATCAATATTTCTAAGTGGGTTTGCAGAATTAGAATAATAAGAGCCATCTTCATTGAAAACCGGATAAATTGGCAGGGCAGTAGACATTGCCTCACCTAATCCACCACCCCAGGCGGCATTTACTCTTTTGTTTGTTCCTTTATCATAGCCAACATTAATACTGGCATTAATATTTTTAGTAGCCTTTACATCTATGTTTGTTCTAAAACCATACCGCTTATAGCTGTTCCCTTTTAAGAAACTTTGGTTATCACTATAATTCGCAGAAACAAAAGCCTTTATCCGGTCTGTTCCCTGACTATAAGAAACACTCTGGTCGTTGGTATGTCCGGTTTGCGTTACGAGGCCCCACCAGTCTGTATTATTTTTTTCTGCTTGGGCCCAGGTTAATCCTCCCGGCAATGGTGCCAAGCCAGTATTCCCGTCATTTGCCCAGGCCTCCTGACGCAATTGCAGCCATTCGGGACCGCTTACAAATTTCGGACGATTGGCGTATGTAGTTAAACCATACTTGGTAGACAGCGAAAATACGGGATTACCTAGCTTACCTCTTTTGGTAGTAATCAGAATTACTCCGTTCGCACCACGTGAACCATAAATACCAGCTGCACCGGCATCTTTCAGCACTTCCACCGACTCAATATCATTGGCATTAATCGTAGCCAAGGGGTTCTGGTTCATACCGCCCCGATTTCCTCCCAGAAAAGGATCGGAAACAATTGGAATACCATCCACTACATAAAGCGGATCCCCCCCAGCAGAAATAGATCCAATACCGCGAATTCTGATGATGGAGCCGCTTCCGGCCAGTCCACTACCTTGCGTAACCTGTACCCCGGGAGCCTGGCCTTGTAAGGCGGCTTCGAAACTTGGCGCAGGAATGGCAGTCAGCTTATCTCCGGTTACTTTAGCAATTGAACCAGTTACCTCGCGCCTGGTTTGTGTACCATAACCCACCACTACCACTTCATTTAAACTTTGTGCATCTGGCTTCAGACTAAAGTTAACTACCGTATTGCCACTGATCTTGGCAGATTCCTCTTTTGACTGGTACCCTACGTAGCTTACCAGTATAGCCACCTGCCCATTATTGAGGCCTGTAATTTTATAAGTTCCATCGGCATTGGTAAGGGTATTTTTATTCAAGCTTTTGATCTGTACGGAAGCTCCGGGCAAAGGAAGTCCGGTCTCGTCCAAAACCTTTCCAACCAGGGCTCCGGTCTGGGCATTTACGCCTAGCGCTGCTAAAATCAGAAGCACCAGAAGGTAATGCTTTTTTAGGTAAAATACTTTCATATTTAAACTCGTTTTTAAGGTGTAATATTCGGTTAACATTAAGTGTATGTAACACTTATGGTAAATTTACAGTCGGGAACGACAATTCAAAATTTTATATTATATTTTTTTTTAACACCATATTTTATATTTCAAAACAGTCAATTTTAGCAAAAAAATTTGCAGGCTAATTTTTCAAAAAAGCACCATAAAAAATCTCAATTATTTTACTATCAATTAATTACAAACAAAAACAACGCAACAAAGTGTATTAATTACACTTATCGTTTTTTTACCTTTTTTTCGGGAACGATCCCGGGAACGATCCCGGAGTTTTCAACATTTTGAGCAAGACTCCATTTGGGAAAAGAGAGAAATTCTGCGTGAAATTGGAAAATCGTCAGATTTTTTTCTCAAAACAGCCTGTTTTTAAGGGCAAAAAAACAGCGGATTTTTGACGCTTAAAAATGCCTTTTTCAGCCGGCTTCGGGAATAAAAAAAAGAAGGGGAAACTGGCTGGTATCCGGCAAGCGTCAGCGCTTTGCCTGGGTTAGGAATGACAGCGCCGTGAGAGCGCCATGAGAGCGCGGTGAGTCCGCCTTTTGCTTAAGAAAACGCGGACTCACCGCGGTAGAAATGCGTATTCATGGCGCTGTCATTCCGAATGCAGACAAGACTTCGTCTCAGTTGTTGTCTTGTCCTTTCTACAGCTACTCAGGAATTGGCATAAATATGTTTCATTCGGTAGACCGTCTTTTGATCAGTTTTGAGTTTAATACAATTTTTTCGTTCGGATCTACACTTTCGGGGTGTTCCAGCATCTTAAACAAAAGGTTCGCTGCTTCCGTCCCTATCCGCGTAGCGGGTTGCGTAATTGTGGTCAGAGATGGATTTAATAAGGGAGCAATCTCCAAACTCGAAAATCCAATAACTTTTAATTGCTCCGGAACCGAAATATTTAAATCGTAACAGGCATAATAGGTAGCAAAAGCCAACCTTTCTACCGAGGTAAAAACACCGTCAGGTTTTAGTTCAGTTAGCATTTGCTTCAAAATTACATCATTTTTTGCGTAACTATTGGTACAATCAACTACATATCTGTCATCATATGGAATATTATATTTCAACAAGGCATCTATATAGCCTTGCATCCTGAACTTACCTATAGACAAGTTTTTATTGATCACCAGGTAAGCAATATGCTTGCATCCCTGCTTAATGAGGTGCTGCGTGGCCGAAAAGCTACTGTCGTAATCATTGGTAATTACCCTGGGGGTAATGATATCTTCATAAACTCTGTCAAAAAAAACCAGGGGTAAACGTTTTTGCGTCAGCTCATTCAAATAGGTATGGTCGTTGGCTTCGCCTGATACCGACATGATGATGCCATCAGCCCTTCCATTATGTAAATGTCTGATAAAAGACACTTCTTTCTCATACACATCATCGGTAGCATAAATCAGGATGTGATAACCTTTGTCGCGCGCAATCTTTTCGATACCCCGGATGGCCTGCGAAAAAAAGTTATTGGCCAATTCCGGAACAATCACTGCTATGGTTTTGCTCCGCTGTTCGCGCAAATTGCTGGCGTAATGATTGGGCTGATAATTAAATTCCTTTGCCTTAGCCAATATCCTTTCCTTCGTTTCCTTATTGATATCGCTATTATCCCTGAAAGCCCTGGACACTGTCGAGGTAGACAGGTTTAGTGCTTTGGCCAACTGCTTGATGTTGATGTTCTGCATCTATATGTAGATAATGATTGGTAGAGAACCATTAATTTGTGGTAAATATAAATGAAAAACCTAATAAAAGTTTTAATGAAAAGGGTGCTATTTTAAATAGCCCCCTTTTTTGAGCACCTCTGCCCAAACCTGGTAGCCTTCGGGCTTCAGGTGCAGTCCATCGTGTGTCAGGTCTGCTTTTAAATGATGCTCTGCATCCAGAAAATGTGGGTACAGATCGATAATGGTTACCTTTTTGGCGGCCAGCTTTCTGATTTCTGTATTGAGCCATAAAATGTGTTCATCTTTACCATAGTGGTTTTTGAACTTGTTAAATGAGCTGTTTACCGGCAAAAGGGTATAAAAATAAATTTCTGTTCTTTTCGAACCTTCTCTTATTCTTTTGATGATGGTTTTATAATTCCTAAGAATGAGGCTGTCGGGAATATTTTTCGATACATCATTGATCCCGATCAATACAAACACTTTTGATGGCTTACCAGCAATCACCTGATCCAAACGTTCCAGTACACCAAACGTAATATCACCCGAAATGCCACGGTTCTTTGCATTTGGAAGGTCAAGCAATTTGCCCCAATTGGTACCTGCCGTAATACTGTTGCCTAAAAAAACGAAATCTTTTTTAGCAATGCCTTCAACTTTAAACTCTTCTATCTTTTTAAGATAGATTCCAGGCCGGAAAGTACTGTCCCATTTTATTTCCTGTGCATATGCGGTGTTTAAAGCAACAAGCAAGATCAAACTTAAACCTGTAATGATTTTATTAACTGTATATCTCATGATTAGCATATTAAATGATTGCCCGGCAAAATAACAATTATTACTGTTCAATTAAATTCTGTTTTTCCCTGTTCCAGGTTAAGGCGGTAAAAAATATGGACAAGACACAGGCGGCCACAATAACCTCGAAACCACCGTCCCAGCCCCATTTATCGACCACCAGACCTATTGCAATGTTGGCAAACAAGGCACCCCCCATATAACCAAAAAGACCTGTTAAGCCAGCGGCTGTACCAGCAGCTTTTTTGGGCACCAAATCTAAGGCTTGCACGCCAATAAGCATTACTGGTCCATAAATAAGGAAGCCAATGGCAATCAATGCGGTGTTATCAATCCATACATTTCCTGGCGGGTTTTTCCAATATATCAACACAGCCACCAATACCAGAACCATATATATCACCGTAGCTGGGGCCCTGCGACCTTTAAAAACCCTATC
Encoded proteins:
- a CDS encoding RagB/SusD family nutrient uptake outer membrane protein, giving the protein MKFNYKNIVKMVAVLAILAGTGTGCKKFLNSPPATSLTEEEAIADEAGLKTILTAAYQTVGGDALYGGKIKVMSELLADQLDGSQLSGDFGETYLRKSSIFGEYKKNMYVDLYQGIYRANIVLKHLDKANPANRDNIEGQALFIRALIHFEVVKLFAQPYGFTADNSHLGIPLRIVASTESKTRSTVKEVYSQVIADLKNAETKLLDVNGGFATKWAAKGLLAKVYFQMNDFPNAYNYANQVIASNKFTLDPTYATRFSEGQSTESVFEIISTRGVFEAGGITRGEFRSDFNLPNMRFTKATFDLLNTTNDVRKTFLNAVKYPGFYALTKYNKDRFNIPVIYLTELKLIRAESAAENNTNLDVAVKDVNDILNRAYGGTKSIPGTSTPAFIITNTRLERNLEFIGEGVRLSEIKRIGARGDGNVDKRGSVWNCPGFLLQFPQEEMAANNNFQRNPEGNCF
- a CDS encoding TonB-dependent receptor: MKVFYLKKHYLLVLLILAALGVNAQTGALVGKVLDETGLPLPGASVQIKSLNKNTLTNADGTYKITGLNNGQVAILVSYVGYQSKEESAKISGNTVVNFSLKPDAQSLNEVVVVGYGTQTRREVTGSIAKVTGDKLTAIPAPSFEAALQGQAPGVQVTQGSGLAGSGSIIRIRGIGSISAGGDPLYVVDGIPIVSDPFLGGNRGGMNQNPLATINANDIESVEVLKDAGAAGIYGSRGANGVILITTKRGKLGNPVFSLSTKYGLTTYANRPKFVSGPEWLQLRQEAWANDGNTGLAPLPGGLTWAQAEKNNTDWWGLVTQTGHTNDQSVSYSQGTDRIKAFVSANYSDNQSFLKGNSYKRYGFRTNIDVKATKNINASINVGYDKGTNKRVNAAWGGGLGEAMSTALPIYPVFNEDGSYYSNSANPLRNIDLLDWKSVNNRIIAGATFEYKPVKNLSIKAIGNIDNMAIRENQFQPATLRNQASGYANLWPINIYNNTVTGTANYDLEIGSKSKLSFLAGIETQTTYRNHFPNGIYGDANGPFNKDPESLNNAINNLKSGQLFYVVGDLRDTFESLFARINYAYDNKYYLQVLGRRDGSSKFGPNNKYGYFPAASASWYISQENFLNESKVISNLKLRASYGIVGSSQFNSGQYYAGFGPGSIYNGNPALNPLNVENPDLKWEEAHNFDLGLDFGFFKNRISGEFSYYRKKTSDALLNGGVAPSTGFLTGWVNVGEILNEGVELSLNTINIQTEQFKWTTRLNVSKNRNEVLSLGQYSADAVLGGTNDTRLAIGHPLGVNFLVRYKGVDPADGLPIWLNKDGYETKTFSLDDRVITGQVLPDFVGGLTNTFSYKGFELNTMFTFAIGGNLYDGSAKRQLGIVTDWNIRSDIGDRWQKPGDIAKFPRLTLNTNTYPGLASEWQYNSTMFLYDATFVRLREVTLSYALPSSFAQKLRLQNLKVFASGMNLLTFSKYPGGDPEVARDFENPQDRNMSPNVTYLTTPQQKSVTFGLSTSF
- a CDS encoding LacI family DNA-binding transcriptional regulator, which gives rise to MQNINIKQLAKALNLSTSTVSRAFRDNSDINKETKERILAKAKEFNYQPNHYASNLREQRSKTIAVIVPELANNFFSQAIRGIEKIARDKGYHILIYATDDVYEKEVSFIRHLHNGRADGIIMSVSGEANDHTYLNELTQKRLPLVFFDRVYEDIITPRVITNDYDSSFSATQHLIKQGCKHIAYLVINKNLSIGKFRMQGYIDALLKYNIPYDDRYVVDCTNSYAKNDVILKQMLTELKPDGVFTSVERLAFATYYACYDLNISVPEQLKVIGFSSLEIAPLLNPSLTTITQPATRIGTEAANLLFKMLEHPESVDPNEKIVLNSKLIKRRSTE
- a CDS encoding GDSL-type esterase/lipase family protein — translated: MRYTVNKIITGLSLILLVALNTAYAQEIKWDSTFRPGIYLKKIEEFKVEGIAKKDFVFLGNSITAGTNWGKLLDLPNAKNRGISGDITFGVLERLDQVIAGKPSKVFVLIGINDVSKNIPDSLILRNYKTIIKRIREGSKRTEIYFYTLLPVNSSFNKFKNHYGKDEHILWLNTEIRKLAAKKVTIIDLYPHFLDAEHHLKADLTHDGLHLKPEGYQVWAEVLKKGGYLK